In the genome of Kitasatospora cineracea, one region contains:
- a CDS encoding SsgA family sporulation/cell division regulator has translation MPCDPLSAPSDQPVAATPMGGDRDGAAVPPAVVEEVLLLRIALDQDLVGEVRTRFRYAAAAPHEVRLTFHLGRPDEADWVFSRDLLRDGLEGLSGQGDVKLWPASCPCHGATLHLALGSPHGSALLEASRPQVRAWLERTYTVVPDGGAPELLPSDEELAELLAGG, from the coding sequence ATGCCGTGCGACCCGCTGTCCGCCCCTTCCGACCAGCCGGTCGCCGCCACCCCCATGGGCGGCGACCGGGACGGCGCCGCCGTGCCCCCCGCGGTGGTGGAGGAGGTGCTGCTGCTGCGGATCGCCCTGGACCAGGACCTGGTCGGTGAGGTGCGCACCCGGTTCCGGTACGCGGCCGCCGCGCCGCACGAGGTGCGGCTGACCTTCCACCTGGGGCGTCCCGACGAGGCGGACTGGGTCTTCTCCCGCGACCTGCTGCGCGACGGCCTGGAGGGGCTCAGCGGCCAGGGCGACGTCAAACTGTGGCCCGCGTCCTGCCCGTGCCACGGCGCGACCCTGCACCTGGCCCTGGGGTCGCCGCACGGCAGCGCCCTGCTGGAGGCGTCCCGGCCGCAGGTGCGGGCCTGGCTGGAACGCACCTACACCGTGGTGCCGGACGGCGGCGCGCCCGAACTGCTGCCCAGCGACGAGGAGTTGGCCGAACTGCTGGCCGGCGGCTGA
- a CDS encoding GAF domain-containing protein, translating to MQRTDGGGTPARASLRAVPPQSCEPPQHPQRPEIGDSWARLRRLGLDPERGRPARHLRPAELEETRRATGLEQVLPVLRSALFGPGEPAPVVLAVADPKARVLWLETDRRLRRDADAIGFEPGALWSEDEVGTNGIGLAARTARPSTVHSAEHYLRSHRGWTCVGVPVRDPRTGRLAGVIDLSGPATGDHPYLRQLALTAARLAETELRAGHLEALHRLRTVAVPLLARFGGPALVVDGAGWTAAATGVPGPPRLAPPPGDWGSGGVHWVPTLGECAVEPLADGWLVRPAAPRPAALAEQAGAAAVELDLRRPADPELRVRGSAGAWSHSPSPRHAELLLLLALHRDGLSAARLAEALFADPARTVTVRAELSRLRRHLGALLEARPYRLAARAEVAVLGPDDPYDLLPGSAAPAVREVRAALAGGALRLPGRSGGAQPPASSSANSSSLGSSSGAPPSGTTV from the coding sequence ATGCAGCGGACCGACGGCGGCGGCACACCCGCCCGCGCCTCCCTCCGGGCCGTCCCGCCGCAGTCCTGCGAGCCTCCGCAGCACCCGCAGCGCCCGGAGATAGGCGACTCCTGGGCCCGGCTGCGCCGTCTCGGGCTGGACCCGGAGCGCGGCCGGCCGGCCCGCCACCTGCGTCCCGCGGAGCTGGAGGAGACCCGCCGGGCCACCGGCCTGGAGCAGGTGCTGCCGGTACTGCGCTCGGCCCTGTTCGGGCCGGGCGAGCCGGCCCCGGTGGTGCTCGCGGTGGCCGACCCGAAGGCCCGGGTCCTGTGGCTGGAGACGGACCGGCGGCTGCGCCGGGACGCCGACGCGATCGGCTTCGAGCCGGGCGCGCTCTGGTCCGAGGACGAGGTCGGCACCAACGGGATCGGCCTGGCCGCCCGCACCGCCCGCCCCAGCACCGTGCACTCCGCCGAGCACTACCTGCGCAGCCACCGCGGCTGGACGTGCGTGGGCGTCCCGGTCCGCGACCCGCGCACCGGCCGGCTGGCCGGCGTGATCGACCTGAGCGGTCCCGCCACCGGCGACCACCCCTACCTGCGGCAGCTCGCGCTGACCGCCGCCCGGCTCGCCGAGACCGAGCTGCGGGCCGGCCACCTGGAGGCGCTGCACCGGCTGCGGACGGTCGCGGTGCCGCTGCTGGCCCGGTTCGGCGGCCCGGCCCTGGTGGTGGACGGCGCGGGCTGGACGGCCGCCGCCACCGGCGTGCCCGGCCCGCCCCGGCTGGCCCCGCCGCCCGGCGACTGGGGCAGCGGCGGGGTGCACTGGGTGCCGACGCTGGGCGAGTGCGCGGTGGAGCCGCTGGCCGACGGCTGGCTGGTGCGCCCGGCCGCCCCGCGCCCGGCCGCGCTCGCCGAGCAGGCCGGGGCCGCCGCCGTGGAACTGGACCTGCGCCGCCCTGCCGACCCCGAACTGCGGGTGCGCGGCAGCGCGGGCGCCTGGTCGCACTCGCCGAGCCCCCGGCACGCCGAGCTGCTCCTGCTGCTGGCCCTGCACCGGGACGGCCTGAGCGCCGCCCGGCTCGCCGAGGCGCTGTTCGCCGACCCGGCCCGCACCGTCACCGTCCGGGCCGAGCTGTCCCGGCTGCGCCGCCACCTGGGCGCGCTGCTGGAGGCCCGCCCGTACCGGCTGGCGGCCCGGGCCGAGGTCGCGGTGCTCGGGCCGGACGACCCGTACGACCTGCTGCCCGGTTCGGCCGCCCCGGCCGTCCGGGAGGTGCGGGCCGCGCTGGCCGGGGGTGCGCTGCGGCTGCCGGGGCGGTCCGGCGGCGCTCAGCCGCCGGCCAGCAGTTCGGCCAACTCCTCGTCGCTGGGCAGCAGTTCGGGCGCGCCGCCGTCCGGCACCACGGTGTAG